From the genome of Acidobacteriota bacterium, one region includes:
- a CDS encoding glycosyltransferase family 39 protein: protein MTAGRGWAFWEGLGENRRFAALMLALAVFYLSFIGWYGFVGPDEPRYARIAEEMMHRGDWVLPTLKGSAWLEKPPLLYWMAMVSYRVFGVNEFAARLPSVLLALGTIATLYLVLKRTFGERMAFNAALALGTSVLFLGFAGGGTTDMPFTACVSVGLLLLWRYLTVEPAPPPTLLWAAGAVFGLAVLAKGPLGLVLPVLAVYPYLMVTGRVERLTLPRLAVGALVLLAVAAPWYILVYRREGFFFILVFFVNHHLGRFFTSIHHHTRPFYFYLPVILIGLLPWTFFLLLWRDRRPLWRRWRQDLRADGLLFFLAWLALPLVFFSLSSAKLPGYILPLFPALAVLIGWSMEEAFAPGRDWRPFAWGAAAVTAVLAVGGPLFFHIRFHRVELGLLAVALALPGLLGFIWLIRRGRPDRAILSLAFGVFLVVAGGAPFLLPTVEPFFSGRRICRLAMPWTGSDNPLIIYRHFHHSHEYYTDYTCTPNVEKPAELATLLGSRRRAAYLLTEEKAVGDLDQVPGWRHTVVAEAGRSVLVKLERTP from the coding sequence GTGACGGCAGGCCGCGGCTGGGCATTCTGGGAGGGCCTGGGCGAGAACAGGCGCTTTGCCGCGCTGATGCTGGCGCTGGCGGTCTTCTACCTCTCGTTCATCGGCTGGTACGGCTTCGTCGGTCCCGACGAGCCGCGCTACGCCCGCATCGCCGAGGAAATGATGCACCGCGGCGACTGGGTGCTCCCTACCCTGAAGGGTTCCGCGTGGCTGGAGAAACCGCCGCTGCTCTATTGGATGGCCATGGTCTCATACCGCGTGTTCGGGGTGAACGAGTTCGCCGCGCGGCTGCCGTCGGTTCTGCTGGCGCTCGGCACCATCGCCACGCTGTACCTGGTGCTGAAGCGGACGTTCGGCGAGCGGATGGCCTTCAACGCAGCGCTGGCACTCGGCACCAGCGTACTGTTCCTCGGCTTCGCCGGCGGGGGCACCACGGACATGCCGTTCACCGCGTGCGTGTCCGTGGGCCTGCTGCTGCTCTGGCGGTATCTGACCGTCGAGCCGGCGCCCCCGCCCACGCTGCTGTGGGCCGCCGGCGCCGTCTTCGGTCTGGCCGTCCTGGCCAAGGGGCCGTTGGGCCTGGTGCTGCCGGTGCTGGCCGTCTATCCGTACCTCATGGTCACCGGCCGGGTGGAGCGATTGACGCTGCCGCGGCTGGCCGTGGGCGCATTGGTGCTGCTGGCGGTGGCGGCGCCCTGGTACATCCTCGTGTACCGGCGGGAGGGCTTCTTCTTCATCCTGGTGTTCTTCGTCAACCACCACCTGGGTCGCTTCTTCACTTCGATCCATCACCACACCCGGCCGTTCTACTTCTACCTGCCGGTGATTCTGATCGGCCTCCTTCCCTGGACGTTCTTCCTGCTCCTGTGGCGGGACCGCCGGCCGCTCTGGCGGCGCTGGCGGCAGGACCTGCGGGCCGACGGCCTGCTGTTCTTCCTCGCCTGGCTGGCGCTGCCGCTGGTGTTCTTCTCGCTGTCTTCAGCCAAGCTTCCCGGTTACATCCTGCCGCTGTTCCCGGCGCTGGCGGTGCTCATCGGCTGGAGCATGGAGGAGGCCTTCGCCCCGGGCCGCGACTGGCGGCCGTTCGCGTGGGGCGCGGCGGCGGTGACGGCGGTGCTGGCGGTGGGGGGTCCGCTCTTCTTCCACATCCGCTTCCACCGGGTGGAACTCGGGCTGCTGGCCGTCGCTCTGGCGCTGCCGGGCCTGCTGGGCTTCATCTGGCTCATCCGCCGCGGCCGGCCGGACCGGGCCATCCTGTCGCTGGCGTTCGGCGTGTTCCTGGTGGTGGCCGGAGGCGCCCCCTTCCTGCTGCCGACGGTGGAACCGTTTTTCTCAGGACGCCGCATCTGCCGACTGGCCATGCCGTGGACCGGATCGGACAACCCGCTGATCATCTACCGGCATTTTCATCACAGCCACGAGTATTACACCGACTACACCTGCACGCCGAATGTCGAGAAACCGGCCGAGCTGGCCACCCTGCTGGGGTCGCGCCGCCGAGCGGCCTACCTGCTGACCGAGGAGAAGGCCGTGGGCGATCTCGACCAGGTGCCCGGCTGGCGGCACACGGTCGTGGCCGAAGCCGGCCGCTCGGTGCTGGTGAAACTGGAGCGTACGCCATGA
- a CDS encoding LD-carboxypeptidase, which translates to MIYPPPLAAGSRIRVVVPASPVKLPYMERGLAWLAAQGWQPVWSGRGTTAHFYTAGPDDERAAELVAALGDPDADAVWCARGGYGCARLLPALDRALPRPPARPKAVVGCSDATALLIHLLQRWGWVVYHGPMVAGDLGRDPAGADVAYLTGLLAGAPPRDTVSVEPLTVLRTGPAVTAPLTGGCLSVLAATLGTPDEWDTRGRILFLEDTQIKPYQLDRLLGQLRAAGKFEEAAGVVFGEMTGCTQHPEQGYTIQEALCHALGDIGCPVLFGLPSGHCERPSLVLALGAGYRLDPVARRLCLEDDWLCPR; encoded by the coding sequence ATGATCTACCCGCCGCCGCTCGCCGCCGGCAGCCGCATTCGCGTCGTGGTGCCGGCTTCGCCGGTCAAATTGCCGTACATGGAGCGGGGGCTGGCCTGGCTGGCGGCCCAGGGCTGGCAGCCGGTCTGGTCCGGCCGCGGCACGACGGCGCATTTCTACACCGCCGGCCCCGACGACGAACGGGCCGCCGAGCTCGTGGCCGCGCTCGGCGACCCCGACGCCGATGCCGTCTGGTGCGCCCGCGGCGGGTACGGCTGCGCCCGGCTGCTGCCCGCTCTGGACCGGGCTCTGCCCCGGCCGCCCGCGCGGCCCAAGGCGGTGGTGGGCTGCTCCGACGCCACGGCGCTGCTGATCCACCTGCTGCAGCGCTGGGGCTGGGTGGTCTATCACGGACCGATGGTGGCCGGCGACCTGGGCCGCGATCCGGCGGGCGCCGACGTCGCGTACCTGACCGGACTGCTGGCCGGCGCGCCGCCGCGCGATACCGTGTCGGTCGAACCGTTGACGGTGCTCCGGACGGGGCCCGCCGTGACGGCGCCGCTGACGGGCGGCTGCCTGTCGGTGTTGGCGGCCACCCTGGGGACGCCCGACGAGTGGGACACCCGCGGCCGGATCCTCTTCCTGGAGGACACCCAGATCAAGCCCTACCAGCTCGATCGGCTGCTGGGCCAGCTCCGCGCGGCCGGGAAGTTCGAGGAGGCGGCCGGGGTGGTTTTCGGCGAGATGACGGGTTGCACACAACACCCGGAGCAGGGTTACACGATCCAGGAGGCGCTGTGCCACGCGCTCGGCGACATCGGTTGCCCGGTGCTCTTCGGCCTGCCGTCGGGCCACTGCGAGCGACCCAGCCTGGTGCTGGCGCTGGGGGCCGGCTACCGTCTGGATCCGGTCGCGAGACGACTTTGCCTCGAGGATGACTGGCTATGTCCACGATGA